The genome window ACGGCAGCGGCGGCGATCTGTTTCGGGGTGACCGGCACGTGGGGGCTCTTGGCGGTCGTGTCGCCAGCACCGGTGAGTGCGCAGGTGATGATGACGTCGTGGTTCATGGTGCGGATTCCTTCAGGCGTGGTGAGTCACCGCGCAGCCGTGTGGTGCTGCGCAGAGGGAGAACGGTTGGTCAGTTACTGGTGAGTTTCAGGTTGTCGGCGGCCGGCTTGCCGTCGAAGGTGGTCACGCCGTCGAGCCAGCGCTGCTTGTCTTGCGGATGATCCTTGAGCCATTGCCGGGCCGATTCGAGCGGATCCTTGTGATCGAGCAGCGGCTGCATCATCCGGCTCTCGTCTTCGGCGGTGAAGGTCAGGTTGCTCAGCAAGCGACCGACGTTCGGGCATTGCTCGGCGTAGTTCGGCGCAGTGACGGTCCAGACGGTGGCCATGCCTTCGTTCGGGCCGAGGGCGTCTTCGCTGCCGGTGAGGTAGGTCATTTGCACGTTGACGTTCATCGGATGCGGCGCCCAGCCAAAGAACACCACGGCTTCCTTGCGCCGTACGGCGCGGTCCACGGCGGCGAGCATGCCGGCTTCGCTGGACTCCACCAGTTGGAATTTGCCCAGGCCGAACTGGTTCTTGGCGATCATCGCCTTGATCTGGGTGTTGGCGCCGGAGCCGGGTTCGATGCCGTAGATCTTGCCACCCAACTCTTTTTCGAATTTGGCGATATCGGCGAAGGTCTTCAGGCCCTTGTCGGCCAGGTAGGTCGGCACGGCCAGGGTGGCGCGGGCATCCTTGAGGCTGGGCTGCTCCAGGACCTTGACCTGCTTGGCTTCGACGAATGGAGTGATGGTCTGGGTCATCAGCGGGTTCCAGTAGCCCAGGAACAGGTCCAGGCGTTGGTCACGAATGCCAGCGAAGATGATTTGCTGGGAGGCGCTGGTCTGCTTGGTCGTGTAGCCGAGGCCGTCGAGCATCACTTGGGTCAGGGCGCTGGTGGCGATGACGTCGGTCCAGTTGACCACGCCCAGGCGCACGTTCTGGCACGCGGCGGGTTCCGCGGCCATGGCGGCGCCATTCATTAAGGTGGTAGCGCTGAGTGCAAGAACGCAGGAGCTGATCAGTCGTTTCATGTCGGGTTCCTCGGCAGCTTATTGTTATGGGGCCCGGTGTCTGTGCGCCGGTGATGCCAAGTTACGCAGCCCGAAGCGTGGCAAAACGCACAGCGGCGACGTGCTCTTGCACTGCAGCGACCTGCGCTCTTGAACGACGCTTGCAACTGGCGTATCAAGGTCCGCACGCTACCCGTCGACCGAGTGCGCTTCATGTCCCAGGATTTCTACTTCTTGTTGATGCCGGGCTTTTCAGCCATCGGTTTCATCTCGGCCATCGAGCCGTTGCGGGTCGCCAATCGCTTTCGTGGCGAGCTGTATCGCTGGCATGTGTTGAGCGTCGATGGCGGGGCGGTGCTGGCGAGCAATGGCATGTCGGTCAACGCCGATGCCGCGCTGGAGCCGTTGAAGAAGGGCGCGACTCTTTGGGTGGTGGCGGGATTCGAACCACTGAAGTTCGCCACCCCGGCCCTGGAGCGCTGGTTGCATCGGTTGGACAACGAAGGCGTGATCCTGGGCGGTATCGACACCGGCAGTGTGGTCCTGGCCGAGGCGGGGCTGCTGGAAGGGCATCGCGTGACCTTGCACTGGGAGGCGATCGAGGCGTTCAAGGAGTCTTATCCGCAGCTTGGCGTGACTCAGGAATTGTTTGAAATCGACCGTCGCCGCATCACTTGCGCCGGTGGTACCGCGTCCATCGACCTGATGCTCGACCTGATCGGCCAGGCCCATGGTTCGGAGCTGGCGATCCAGGTCAGCGAACAGTTCGTGCTCGGCCGCATCCGCCCGCGCAAAGATCACCAGCGCATGGAAATCGCCAACCGCTATGGCATTCGCAACAAGAAGTTGGTGCATGTCATCGGCGAGATGGAAACCCACAGCGAACCGCCCCTGAGCACCTTGGCCCTGGCCGAGTCG of Pseudomonas fluorescens contains these proteins:
- the choX gene encoding choline ABC transporter substrate-binding protein gives rise to the protein MKRLISSCVLALSATTLMNGAAMAAEPAACQNVRLGVVNWTDVIATSALTQVMLDGLGYTTKQTSASQQIIFAGIRDQRLDLFLGYWNPLMTQTITPFVEAKQVKVLEQPSLKDARATLAVPTYLADKGLKTFADIAKFEKELGGKIYGIEPGSGANTQIKAMIAKNQFGLGKFQLVESSEAGMLAAVDRAVRRKEAVVFFGWAPHPMNVNVQMTYLTGSEDALGPNEGMATVWTVTAPNYAEQCPNVGRLLSNLTFTAEDESRMMQPLLDHKDPLESARQWLKDHPQDKQRWLDGVTTFDGKPAADNLKLTSN
- a CDS encoding GlxA family transcriptional regulator, coding for MSQDFYFLLMPGFSAIGFISAIEPLRVANRFRGELYRWHVLSVDGGAVLASNGMSVNADAALEPLKKGATLWVVAGFEPLKFATPALERWLHRLDNEGVILGGIDTGSVVLAEAGLLEGHRVTLHWEAIEAFKESYPQLGVTQELFEIDRRRITCAGGTASIDLMLDLIGQAHGSELAIQVSEQFVLGRIRPRKDHQRMEIANRYGIRNKKLVHVIGEMETHSEPPLSTLALAESINVTRRQLERLFRLHLNDTPSNFYLRLRLEKARQLLRQTDMSVLEVSIACGFESPSYFTRSYRARFARCPREDRRRQGDGREVV